A genomic region of Jeotgalibaca ciconiae contains the following coding sequences:
- the era gene encoding GTPase Era, whose protein sequence is MQDNHAYKSGFISIIGRPNVGKSTLLNRMVGQKIAIMSDTPQTTRNKIQGVVTTDQAQMIFIDTPGIHKPKHRLNDFMLQSAYSTFNEVDIVLFMVNAEEERGAGDNFIIERLKNIRTPKFLIINKIDKIKPEELLKIITDYTTVQEFDEVIPISAINGNNIDAMLETIQKYLPEGPQYYPADQVTDHPEYFIVSEFIREKVLQLTRDEIPHSVAVVVESMQRNENNKIHVHATIVVDRASQKGMIIGKGGKMLKEIGTRARRDIEMMLGDKIFLELWVKVQRDWRDKQTYLQEYGYRKKDYE, encoded by the coding sequence ATGCAAGACAATCATGCATATAAGTCAGGATTTATATCGATAATAGGTAGACCAAATGTAGGGAAATCAACCTTGTTAAATCGAATGGTAGGTCAAAAAATTGCCATTATGAGCGATACCCCTCAAACTACCAGAAATAAAATACAAGGCGTTGTCACAACTGATCAAGCACAAATGATTTTTATTGATACTCCTGGAATACACAAACCAAAGCACCGTTTAAACGATTTTATGTTACAAAGTGCTTATAGTACATTCAATGAAGTTGATATTGTTTTGTTTATGGTAAATGCTGAAGAAGAACGCGGCGCAGGGGATAATTTCATTATCGAGCGATTAAAGAATATCCGTACTCCTAAATTTTTAATTATCAATAAAATCGACAAAATAAAACCAGAAGAACTGTTGAAGATTATTACAGATTACACTACGGTACAAGAATTTGACGAAGTGATACCAATCTCAGCGATCAATGGAAATAACATTGACGCTATGTTGGAGACTATTCAAAAATACTTACCGGAAGGTCCACAATACTATCCAGCTGATCAAGTAACGGATCATCCGGAATATTTTATTGTTTCTGAATTTATCCGTGAGAAAGTGCTCCAATTGACAAGGGATGAAATACCTCATTCGGTTGCCGTTGTCGTCGAATCCATGCAACGAAACGAAAACAATAAAATTCACGTGCATGCAACAATTGTGGTAGATCGTGCTAGTCAAAAGGGTATGATTATTGGCAAGGGCGGGAAAATGCTGAAAGAAATCGGAACCCGAGCACGGAGAGATATTGAAATGATGTTAGGTGACAAAATATTTTTGGAGTTATGGGTAAAAGTACAAAGAGACTGGCGCGATAAACAGACCTATTTACAAGAATATGGATATCGTAAGAAAGACTATGAGTAA
- a CDS encoding diacylglycerol kinase family protein, with the protein MLMDLKERNKKDKSQVWKNTKFVVSFNHALDGIKTIFKEERNMRNHTMIGIIPVLLGWYFKISALEWIAVVTCIFLVMLMEFINTIFETVVDMVTDYEFHPLAKKAKDIAAGAVLIAAIFTIIVAAVIFMPKFIALYF; encoded by the coding sequence ATGCTTATGGACTTAAAAGAGAGAAATAAAAAAGATAAAAGCCAAGTATGGAAAAATACAAAGTTTGTGGTTTCGTTTAACCATGCTTTAGACGGAATTAAAACGATTTTTAAAGAAGAACGAAATATGCGTAATCATACGATGATTGGTATTATTCCAGTTCTGCTTGGTTGGTATTTTAAAATAAGTGCTCTAGAGTGGATTGCTGTTGTGACTTGTATCTTTCTGGTAATGCTTATGGAATTCATCAATACAATTTTCGAGACTGTAGTGGATATGGTTACGGACTATGAATTTCATCCATTAGCTAAAAAAGCAAAAGATATAGCAGCAGGAGCAGTACTGATAGCCGCAATTTTTACAATTATTGTCGCGGCCGTTATTTTTATGCCAAAATTTATTGCACTATATTTTTAA
- the ybeY gene encoding rRNA maturation RNase YbeY produces MDIDIFDETESVLKKDEQLVHDIISFAANHINLPENSELSITFVDNNRIREINRDYRHKDQETDVISFALNDESNDDFPINMDSLGEDFPQNLGDIIISIDKTAEQAKSYGHSFERELGFLALHGFLHLNGYDHMNPEDEKEMFDLQKEILDAYGLKREK; encoded by the coding sequence ATTGATATTGATATTTTTGATGAAACGGAATCTGTTTTAAAAAAAGATGAACAATTGGTCCATGATATTATTTCCTTTGCAGCGAATCATATCAATTTACCAGAAAATTCAGAACTTTCCATCACCTTTGTAGATAATAATCGTATCCGCGAGATTAACCGCGATTATCGCCATAAAGACCAAGAAACGGATGTAATTAGTTTTGCTTTGAATGATGAAAGTAATGATGATTTTCCAATTAACATGGATTCATTAGGAGAAGATTTTCCGCAAAATCTTGGCGATATTATTATTTCCATTGATAAAACCGCAGAACAAGCAAAATCTTATGGACATAGCTTTGAAAGAGAATTAGGATTTTTAGCATTACATGGTTTCTTACATTTAAATGGATATGACCACATGAATCCTGAAGACGAAAAAGAAATGTTTGATCTGCAGAAAGAGATTTTAGATGCTTATGGACTTAAAAGAGAGAAATAA
- a CDS encoding PhoH family protein, whose protein sequence is MTENEEYPVTIGINVENAEVLPMLFGSQDKNLQLLEDHLNVVINSRGTHIDIKGSEKNVKTVESLVLQLIELIKKDIQISQSDIVTAIKMAERGSTDFFSNLYDEVIGKTYTGKSIRAKNVGQKKYYEAVQKKDVVFGIGPAGTGKTFLAVVMAVQALKAGRVQKIILTRPAVEAGENLGFLPGDLKEKVDPYLRPVYDALYTIYGVEHTTRLMERGVIEIAPLAYMRGRTLEEAFVILDEAQNTTVAQMKMFLTRLGFGSKMIVNGDKTQIDLPKGSHSGLIDAENKLKGISDISFVSFDAHDVVRHPVVARIIEAYEEKGTTKND, encoded by the coding sequence TTGACTGAAAATGAGGAATATCCAGTAACAATTGGTATAAACGTAGAAAATGCTGAGGTTTTACCAATGTTGTTTGGTTCTCAAGATAAAAATCTTCAACTATTAGAAGATCATTTAAATGTTGTTATTAATAGCAGAGGGACTCATATTGACATAAAAGGTTCAGAAAAGAATGTCAAAACAGTTGAGTCTTTAGTATTACAATTAATTGAATTGATAAAAAAAGATATTCAAATTTCTCAAAGTGATATTGTAACAGCAATAAAAATGGCTGAACGAGGAAGCACAGATTTCTTTTCTAATCTTTATGATGAAGTAATTGGAAAAACCTATACTGGTAAATCAATTCGAGCAAAAAATGTTGGACAAAAAAAATACTACGAAGCAGTTCAAAAGAAAGACGTTGTTTTTGGAATTGGTCCAGCCGGTACAGGAAAGACTTTCTTAGCTGTTGTAATGGCAGTTCAAGCATTGAAAGCAGGGCGTGTGCAAAAAATAATTTTAACTCGACCTGCGGTTGAAGCTGGTGAAAATCTAGGTTTTTTACCAGGTGATTTAAAAGAAAAAGTTGATCCGTATTTGCGTCCTGTGTATGACGCTTTATATACGATTTACGGTGTAGAACATACCACACGCTTAATGGAACGTGGGGTAATTGAAATTGCCCCGTTGGCGTATATGCGTGGACGTACATTGGAAGAGGCGTTTGTTATTTTAGATGAAGCTCAAAATACAACCGTTGCTCAAATGAAAATGTTTTTAACCCGTTTAGGTTTCGGATCCAAAATGATAGTCAATGGAGATAAAACCCAAATTGACTTGCCAAAAGGTTCCCATTCGGGGTTAATTGATGCAGAGAATAAATTAAAAGGAATTTCTGACATTTCCTTTGTTTCATTTGATGCTCATGATGTTGTTCGTCATCCAGTTGTAGCGAGAATTATCGAAGCATATGAAGAGAAGGGAACAACGAAAAATGATTGA
- the rpsU gene encoding 30S ribosomal protein S21, whose protein sequence is MSKTVVRKNESLDDALRRFKRTVSKTGTLQEARKREFYEKPSVKRKKKSEAARKRKF, encoded by the coding sequence ATGTCAAAAACAGTTGTTCGTAAAAACGAATCTCTTGACGATGCTCTTCGTCGCTTTAAACGTACTGTTTCCAAGACTGGTACTCTTCAAGAAGCCCGTAAACGTGAATTCTATGAAAAACCAAGTGTTAAACGCAAGAAGAAATCTGAGGCAGCTAGAAAACGTAAATTCTAA
- a CDS encoding Fur family transcriptional regulator, which translates to MKKNGLKHTEKREELLKLFAAEERYLTAKDVQQKLEDLYPTLSFDTIYRNLYSFVDIGILETTELNNEKLFRMTCLQEGHHHHHFICEECGRTIQLEMCPMDFFKEQLQNCLLKSHRFEIFGICNLCTAKA; encoded by the coding sequence ATGAAGAAAAATGGTTTGAAGCATACAGAAAAAAGGGAAGAATTACTTAAACTATTTGCAGCGGAAGAACGATACTTAACGGCAAAAGATGTTCAACAAAAGTTAGAAGATTTATATCCTACTTTAAGTTTTGATACGATTTATCGGAACTTATATTCATTTGTTGATATCGGAATTTTAGAAACGACTGAATTGAATAATGAAAAACTTTTTCGAATGACGTGTCTGCAAGAAGGGCATCATCATCATCATTTTATCTGCGAAGAATGCGGACGGACGATTCAATTGGAAATGTGTCCGATGGATTTTTTTAAAGAACAATTACAAAACTGCCTATTAAAATCACACCGCTTTGAAATTTTTGGAATATGCAATCTTTGCACGGCTAAGGCATGA
- a CDS encoding pyruvate, water dikinase regulatory protein: MENNQIDFFVISDSVGETARKVLNAVLSQYPGVQPIIHQYPFVRKQEELENILINAKEKNGIIIHTLVIDNLSSFTEKYCQTENIRCYDVLKKLVEDLSEITATKPIKRAGALHQLDDEYFNRISAIEFAVKYDDGKDPKGLLEADLVLLGVSRTSKTPLSMFLANKNIRVANLPILPEAQIPEELWEVNPKKIVGLTNDIETLVNFRKERMIAYGLSEETIYSNIERIKEEINFAGNLYNKLGCYVINVAKRSIEETAEIIIRNVLNK; this comes from the coding sequence ATGGAAAATAATCAGATAGACTTTTTTGTAATCTCGGATTCAGTAGGGGAAACTGCTCGAAAAGTACTAAACGCTGTTCTTTCTCAATACCCAGGTGTACAACCAATCATTCATCAGTACCCCTTTGTACGAAAACAAGAAGAATTAGAAAACATTTTAATAAATGCAAAAGAAAAAAACGGCATTATTATTCATACTTTAGTAATTGACAACTTAAGCAGTTTCACTGAGAAATATTGTCAAACTGAAAATATTCGTTGCTATGATGTGTTAAAAAAATTGGTAGAAGATTTATCAGAAATTACAGCTACAAAACCCATCAAACGAGCTGGCGCATTACATCAATTAGATGATGAATATTTTAACCGGATCAGTGCAATTGAATTTGCTGTTAAATATGATGATGGAAAAGATCCAAAAGGTTTATTAGAGGCAGATTTGGTACTATTAGGAGTTTCAAGAACTTCAAAAACACCTCTGTCAATGTTTTTAGCAAATAAAAACATTCGTGTGGCAAACTTGCCGATTTTACCAGAAGCTCAGATACCGGAAGAACTGTGGGAAGTAAACCCTAAAAAAATTGTTGGTTTAACGAATGATATTGAAACATTAGTAAACTTCCGAAAAGAACGTATGATTGCATATGGACTTTCTGAAGAAACTATTTACTCAAATATCGAACGAATTAAGGAAGAAATTAATTTTGCAGGAAATCTATATAATAAATTAGGCTGTTATGTTATTAATGTCGCAAAAAGGTCAATCGAAGAAACCGCAGAAATCATCATTCGAAATGTACTCAATAAGTAA
- a CDS encoding deoxyribonuclease IV, with protein MKLGSHVSMSGKKMLLGSAEEAFSYGANTFMIYTGAPQNTRRKNIDDMNIPAGIEFMSTNNILELVVHAPYIINLANTTKPDHFEFAIQFLKEEIVRAQALGARQITMHPGSHVGAGADLGIAQIIKGLNEVLESNQTAQIALETMAGKGTEVGRNFEEIAKIIDGVTHNEKLSVTFDTCHTHDAGYNVREDFDGVLEEFDKTIGLDRLKVVHVNDSKNDVGAHKDRHANIGEGFIGFDALNYIIHHPQLKELPKILETPYVGEDKKNKKPPYRFEIDMFKKGKWNPRLIENIMTQ; from the coding sequence CTGAAACTTGGATCTCACGTATCAATGTCTGGGAAAAAAATGCTTCTAGGATCAGCAGAAGAAGCTTTTTCATATGGTGCGAATACATTTATGATTTATACAGGAGCACCCCAAAATACGAGGAGAAAAAATATCGACGATATGAATATTCCTGCTGGAATCGAATTCATGTCAACAAATAATATTCTGGAATTGGTTGTTCACGCACCTTACATTATTAATTTAGCCAATACTACCAAACCAGATCATTTTGAGTTTGCTATACAATTCTTGAAAGAAGAAATTGTTCGTGCACAAGCTTTAGGAGCAAGGCAAATCACTATGCACCCCGGTTCACATGTAGGAGCGGGAGCAGATTTAGGGATTGCTCAAATTATAAAAGGCTTGAATGAAGTGTTGGAATCAAACCAAACAGCTCAGATTGCTCTGGAGACAATGGCTGGAAAAGGAACAGAAGTAGGGAGAAACTTTGAAGAAATCGCAAAAATCATTGACGGTGTTACTCATAATGAGAAGTTATCGGTTACTTTTGATACTTGTCATACTCATGATGCAGGATATAATGTCCGCGAGGATTTTGATGGTGTTTTAGAAGAGTTCGATAAAACTATTGGTCTGGATCGTTTGAAAGTGGTTCATGTGAATGATTCAAAAAATGACGTAGGCGCTCATAAAGATCGGCACGCGAATATCGGTGAAGGATTTATTGGCTTCGATGCATTAAACTATATCATTCATCATCCCCAACTAAAAGAACTTCCAAAAATTTTGGAAACTCCTTACGTTGGAGAAGACAAGAAAAATAAAAAGCCCCCTTACAGATTTGAAATCGATATGTTTAAAAAGGGGAAATGGAATCCTCGTTTAATTGAAAATATTATGACTCAATAA
- the aspS gene encoding aspartate--tRNA ligase yields MEKRTQYCGLITEEFVGQEVIVKGWVNRRRDLGGLIFIHLRDREGILQIVFNHENNPELFELAESVRNEYILEVKGTVVKREEDQINPNIKTGTVELEVSDAKVLAKAKTPPFYVDDENTVADELRMKYRFIDLRKEKMLNNLKLRHQTTRSIRNYLDEEGFMDVETPYLTKSTPEGARDYVVPSRVHPGTFYALPQSPQLFKQLLMGAGIDRYYQIVRCFRDEDLRGDRQPEFTQVDLETSFLSAEEIQTLTENMLKKVTKDTLNIDIPVPFPRMTYAEAMNRFGSDKPDTRFGLELIDLEEFAKETSFNVFKQALANGGQVKGLNLKGRADSYSRKDMDGLTDFIKQFGAKGLAWVKVTEDGLTGAVAKFFADDADSLIQTMDAEVGDLLMFVADKKEVVAQSLGELRLKFGREFNMIDESKFNFLWVVDWPLLEYDEDEKRFVALHHPFTQPKEEDVHLLSEDPAAVHAQAYDIVLNGYEIGGGSLRIFTREVQEKMFAALGFTPEEAEAEFGFLLEAFDYGFPPHGGIALGLDRLVMLLAGENNIREVIAFPKNGKAYDPMTKAPDEISDNQLQELNLRLTIEE; encoded by the coding sequence ATGGAGAAAAGAACCCAATATTGTGGTCTTATAACGGAAGAATTTGTAGGACAAGAAGTTATTGTCAAAGGATGGGTAAACCGTCGCCGAGATTTAGGTGGGTTAATCTTCATTCACTTACGTGATCGAGAAGGAATTTTACAAATTGTATTTAATCACGAAAATAACCCAGAGTTATTTGAATTAGCTGAAAGTGTTCGAAATGAATACATTCTTGAAGTAAAAGGTACGGTTGTAAAAAGAGAAGAAGATCAAATAAACCCCAATATTAAAACTGGAACAGTGGAACTAGAAGTAAGTGATGCGAAAGTATTAGCAAAAGCAAAAACACCACCGTTTTATGTAGACGATGAAAATACTGTGGCAGATGAATTGCGTATGAAATATCGTTTTATCGATCTGCGCAAAGAGAAAATGCTGAACAACCTTAAATTACGCCATCAAACAACAAGATCAATTCGTAATTACTTAGATGAAGAAGGATTTATGGATGTAGAAACACCTTATCTAACAAAATCTACGCCAGAAGGGGCTCGTGACTATGTTGTTCCATCTCGCGTTCATCCAGGAACTTTTTACGCATTGCCTCAATCTCCTCAATTATTCAAGCAATTATTGATGGGTGCCGGAATCGATCGCTATTATCAAATCGTTCGCTGTTTCCGAGATGAAGATTTACGTGGAGATCGTCAGCCTGAATTTACGCAAGTTGACTTAGAAACAAGCTTCTTATCTGCAGAAGAAATCCAAACCTTAACAGAAAACATGCTGAAAAAAGTTACGAAAGATACATTAAATATTGACATTCCAGTACCTTTCCCACGTATGACCTATGCAGAAGCAATGAATCGTTTTGGTTCTGACAAACCTGATACGAGATTTGGCTTGGAATTGATTGACTTGGAAGAATTCGCAAAAGAAACGAGCTTCAATGTATTCAAACAAGCTCTTGCTAATGGCGGACAAGTTAAAGGCTTGAACCTAAAAGGAAGAGCAGACAGCTATTCTCGCAAAGATATGGATGGCCTGACTGATTTCATTAAACAATTTGGTGCAAAAGGATTGGCTTGGGTAAAAGTCACTGAAGACGGTCTGACAGGAGCCGTTGCAAAATTCTTTGCAGATGATGCTGATTCGTTGATTCAAACGATGGATGCAGAAGTTGGTGACTTATTGATGTTTGTTGCTGATAAGAAAGAAGTTGTTGCTCAATCACTTGGAGAGTTGCGTTTGAAATTCGGACGCGAATTTAACATGATTGATGAAAGTAAATTTAATTTCTTATGGGTTGTTGACTGGCCGCTGTTGGAATACGATGAAGATGAAAAACGCTTTGTTGCTCTTCACCATCCATTCACACAGCCAAAAGAAGAAGATGTTCATCTATTATCAGAGGATCCAGCAGCAGTCCATGCACAAGCATATGACATTGTTCTAAATGGATACGAAATTGGTGGCGGATCATTGCGTATCTTCACTCGAGAAGTACAAGAGAAGATGTTTGCTGCATTAGGCTTTACTCCTGAAGAAGCAGAAGCTGAATTTGGATTTTTACTAGAAGCATTTGACTATGGCTTCCCTCCACATGGGGGTATTGCTCTCGGGCTGGATCGTTTAGTAATGTTATTAGCGGGTGAAAATAACATCCGTGAAGTAATTGCATTTCCTAAGAATGGAAAGGCATATGATCCAATGACAAAAGCTCCGGATGAAATTAGTGATAATCAGCTGCAAGAGTTAAATTTACGCTTAACAATAGAAGAATAA
- the hisS gene encoding histidine--tRNA ligase, whose translation MIQKPKGTSDIYLDDMKIWHYVEETARIIMHDYQYSEIRTPLFESYDLFSRSVGDTSDIVSKEMYDFEDKGGRRLALKPEGTAPIVRAYVENKLFGPEYPKPLKVYYLSPMFRYERPQGGRSRQFHQLGVEVLGSTNPAVDVESIALAWDLLSEIGIEDVRLVINSLGKKEDRLKYREALIAYLEPFFNELSSDSQTRLHNNPLRVLDSKDKRDKEIVKNAPNILDFLSSESKQHFEDVQIMLKELNIPYSIDANMVRGLDYYQDTIFEIMTTSKVFGSETTICGGGRYDGLVEEIGGPSDPGFGFGLGLERLILLIQQQKIEIPEIEELDVYIVGLGESTNIETLKLTQAVRQAGYSADRDYMNRKAKAQFRTASKNRAKVVLTIGEDELANKVAKFKVMETGREVEVPFNEIYANFERVFNTNTTDMTAFNEFFGKE comes from the coding sequence ATGATTCAAAAGCCAAAAGGTACTTCTGATATATATTTAGATGATATGAAAATATGGCATTATGTTGAAGAAACAGCAAGAATTATCATGCATGATTATCAATATTCTGAAATTCGCACACCGCTTTTTGAAAGCTATGACTTGTTTTCACGTAGCGTAGGGGATACCAGTGATATTGTATCAAAAGAAATGTATGATTTTGAAGACAAAGGCGGGCGAAGACTTGCACTAAAACCAGAAGGGACAGCTCCGATTGTTCGTGCCTACGTTGAAAATAAATTATTCGGTCCAGAATATCCAAAGCCCCTAAAAGTGTACTATTTGAGCCCAATGTTTCGCTATGAAAGACCGCAGGGTGGAAGAAGCCGTCAGTTCCATCAATTAGGTGTAGAGGTATTAGGCAGTACCAATCCAGCTGTTGATGTAGAATCAATTGCTCTAGCATGGGACTTGCTATCTGAAATAGGGATAGAAGATGTACGTCTAGTCATAAATTCTCTAGGGAAAAAAGAGGATCGTTTGAAGTATCGAGAAGCTTTAATCGCATATTTAGAACCGTTCTTTAATGAATTGAGTTCCGACTCTCAAACACGTTTGCACAATAATCCTTTACGTGTATTAGACAGTAAAGATAAACGTGATAAAGAGATTGTGAAAAATGCTCCAAATATTTTGGATTTCTTGTCAAGTGAATCAAAACAACACTTCGAAGATGTTCAGATTATGTTGAAAGAATTAAATATTCCTTATAGCATTGATGCGAACATGGTAAGAGGGCTGGATTATTATCAAGATACGATTTTCGAGATTATGACCACATCAAAAGTATTTGGGTCAGAAACTACGATTTGTGGTGGGGGAAGATACGACGGACTTGTTGAAGAAATCGGTGGGCCGAGTGATCCAGGCTTTGGCTTCGGCTTAGGTCTGGAACGATTGATTCTGCTAATTCAACAACAAAAAATAGAGATTCCTGAAATAGAAGAACTGGATGTATATATTGTAGGCTTGGGTGAAAGCACAAATATTGAAACGCTGAAACTTACTCAAGCAGTTCGACAAGCAGGATATTCTGCAGATCGTGATTATATGAATCGTAAAGCAAAAGCACAATTCCGTACGGCATCCAAGAATCGTGCCAAAGTTGTTTTAACAATAGGCGAGGATGAATTGGCAAATAAAGTTGCGAAATTTAAAGTGATGGAAACAGGACGAGAAGTAGAAGTACCTTTCAATGAAATTTACGCCAACTTTGAACGAGTATTTAATACAAATACGACAGATATGACTGCTTTCAATGAGTTTTTTGGTAAAGAATAA
- a CDS encoding N-acetylmuramoyl-L-alanine amidase has protein sequence MRTLQLSRNAMLILLVVFFMTLGSIGTVALANYTNVVVEASVVNVRLGPGLSYEIMTQVQGGANVNVLSEKNEWYKVRLDDGRIGWIASWLVDNTEVAASQNLVATIIESSVNVREENSQEAEIVGTAVEGEQFNLLYEENGWSQIYYHDRVAWVLSELVELSPGLIESEIEAEQDMSAETTPVAGNITIINEGVNIRSGPSLNDEVLMTATLGESFPFIREVGDFYEVEFEDGTTGFIANWLVELDSTISQNEAPLITTTLSEATIVIDPGHGGTDPGALGSFVYEKEVTLSTAEQVAKKLEQAGANVILTRTDDESVSLEERVWMSNSYQADLFISLHYDSTPEGVFGTGFTTYYYNGNDSYLAELMNDKLGQNLPLQNNGVAFGDYLVLRENSQPSLLLELGYMNNDDDAYTFDNNYYRDLVADSIFAALTEYFQ, from the coding sequence TTGAGAACATTACAATTAAGTAGAAATGCCATGCTCATTCTGCTTGTCGTCTTTTTTATGACGCTTGGTTCAATTGGAACAGTGGCCTTAGCAAACTATACGAATGTAGTTGTTGAAGCCAGTGTAGTGAATGTGCGTCTCGGCCCTGGCCTTTCCTATGAAATAATGACACAAGTCCAGGGAGGAGCGAACGTAAATGTTCTTTCTGAGAAAAATGAATGGTACAAAGTTAGACTAGATGATGGGAGAATCGGTTGGATTGCTAGTTGGTTAGTTGATAATACAGAAGTGGCAGCAAGCCAAAATCTAGTTGCCACAATTATCGAATCTTCTGTAAATGTTCGCGAGGAAAACAGTCAGGAGGCCGAGATTGTAGGAACCGCCGTCGAAGGCGAACAATTTAATCTGTTGTATGAAGAAAATGGCTGGAGTCAAATCTATTACCATGATCGTGTTGCTTGGGTACTTTCCGAACTAGTAGAGCTTTCACCAGGCTTGATTGAATCAGAAATAGAAGCAGAACAAGATATGTCTGCTGAAACAACCCCAGTAGCGGGAAATATAACGATTATTAATGAGGGTGTCAATATTCGATCCGGTCCATCTCTAAATGATGAAGTTCTAATGACTGCCACTTTAGGAGAGTCTTTCCCATTTATTCGGGAGGTAGGAGATTTTTATGAAGTTGAGTTTGAGGATGGAACTACTGGTTTTATTGCCAATTGGTTGGTTGAGCTTGACAGCACAATCTCTCAAAACGAAGCTCCGCTTATCACGACTACTTTATCAGAAGCAACGATTGTCATTGATCCTGGTCATGGGGGAACAGATCCAGGAGCGCTGGGTTCATTCGTGTACGAAAAAGAAGTTACCTTAAGCACTGCAGAACAAGTTGCTAAAAAGTTAGAACAAGCTGGTGCGAATGTCATCCTGACTAGAACGGATGATGAATCCGTATCTTTAGAAGAACGCGTCTGGATGAGCAATAGCTACCAAGCAGATCTGTTCATCAGTCTTCATTACGATTCCACCCCAGAAGGAGTATTTGGTACTGGATTTACAACTTATTACTATAATGGAAATGATTCTTATTTAGCAGAATTAATGAATGATAAGTTAGGTCAGAATCTGCCGCTTCAAAATAATGGTGTGGCATTTGGTGATTATCTTGTTCTGAGAGAAAACTCACAGCCTTCCTTGCTACTTGAATTAGGATATATGAACAATGATGATGATGCCTATACCTTTGATAATAATTATTATCGAGATTTAGTTGCAGACAGTATATTCGCAGCTTTAACAGAATATTTTCAATAA
- the dtd gene encoding D-aminoacyl-tRNA deacylase: MRVVIQRVSSASVEVENTCVGSIQKGFVLLVGVGNEDTEEDVHYLARKIVNLRVFEDEEGKMNRSLKEVGGQILSISQFTLLANTKKGNRPSFIEAAQPEVGETLYQNLNEILRSHDLIVETGIFGADMQVQLINDGPVTILIDSKNK; this comes from the coding sequence ATGAGGGTGGTAATTCAAAGAGTCTCAAGTGCATCGGTTGAAGTTGAAAATACGTGTGTTGGTTCAATCCAAAAAGGCTTTGTCTTACTTGTAGGAGTTGGAAATGAAGATACAGAAGAGGATGTTCATTACCTTGCCCGTAAAATTGTAAATTTACGAGTGTTTGAGGATGAAGAAGGAAAGATGAATCGTTCCTTAAAAGAAGTGGGCGGGCAAATACTTTCCATATCACAGTTCACACTTTTGGCGAACACGAAAAAAGGAAATAGACCCAGCTTTATAGAAGCAGCTCAACCAGAAGTGGGGGAGACTCTCTATCAGAATTTAAATGAGATCTTGCGTTCTCATGATCTCATTGTTGAAACAGGCATCTTTGGTGCTGATATGCAGGTTCAATTAATAAACGATGGACCCGTCACAATTCTGATTGATAGTAAAAACAAATAA